One genomic window of Corvus cornix cornix isolate S_Up_H32 chromosome 24, ASM73873v5, whole genome shotgun sequence includes the following:
- the HYLS1 gene encoding hydrolethalus syndrome protein 1: protein MENVLGAEGEEQLADDLSQLSTWQGGSEGPSRSHDDPYAQASIVIRALPGDERETRRLVMKRKVLRHRPDGSVEVSDESPTNIEPDNNAESSSPLHSRTFFDDTISEGELETSSGCLEEYLHYDDDCWLLEDRPCSLLRDFGSDTISEHPIPGGSPTSYIIAQVDKMKRTDPAAKLRQYKKDWERFSFPGEDSHQELRWAVRRRMLQPGPPPRPQRRMVPNKYVVPTLKKRESLRFNVRRDLARCLIPRRYTSS from the coding sequence ATGGAGAATGTGCTAGGAGCagagggtgaggagcagctggcagaCGATCTGAGCCAGCTGAGCACCTGGCAGGGAGGCAGCGAGGGGCCCTCACGTTCCCATGATGATCCCTATGCCCAGGCATCCATCGTTATTCGCGCCCTTCCTGGGGATGAGAGGGAAACCAGGAGGCTGGTGATGAAGAGGAAGGTGCTGAGACACAGACCCGATGGAAGCGTGGAGGTCTCCGATGAGTCACCGACGAACATCGAGCCAGATAACAATGCTGAGTCATCGAGCCCGCTGCATTCCAGGACTTTTTTCGATGACACCATCTCCGAAGGGGAGCTAGAGACTAGCAGTGGCTGCTTGGAGGAGTACCTGCACTATGATGATGATTGCTGGCTCCTTGAGGACAGACCCTGCTCTCTCCTCAGGGATTTTGGAAGCGACACTATATCCGAGCACCCCATTCCAGGGGGATCACCCACATCCTACATTATTGCACAGGTTGATAAAATGAAGAGAACTGACCCAGCGGCCAAACTTagacaatataaaaaagactGGGAGAGATTCAGCTTTCCCGGGGAGGATTCCCATCAGGAGCTGCGCTGGGCCGTGCGGAGGCGGATGCTCCAGCCAGGGCCGCCGCCCCGGCCACAGAGGCGCATGGTCCCCAACAAGTACGTGGTGCCCACGCTGAAGAAGCGCGAGTCCCTGCGCTTCAACGTGCGCCGGGACCTGGCCCGCTGCCTCATCCCCCGCCGGTACACCTCCTCCTag
- the DDX25 gene encoding ATP-dependent RNA helicase DDX25, protein MNKLIHTSLVESQQHVEILQRDPSSPLFSIKTFEELPLKKELLQGVYMMGFNRPSKIQEQALPLMLAYPPQNLIAQSQSGTGKTAAFVLAMLSRASANEKYPQCLCLAPTYELALQIGQVVRTIGKFCTDIKVNYAVRGNRVLKGTVLEEQIIIGTPGTTLDWCFKQRILDLTKISLFVLDEADIMIDTQGLSCQSIRIHRALPKSCQVLLFSATYKEPVRAFAERIIPDPIVIKLREEELTLSNIRQYFMVCQSSEEQYRALCNLYGSFTIGQVMIFCQTRRLADWLSGKMSWDGHQVAILTAELTVVQRASVIQRFREGKEKVLIATNVCARGIDVQQVTTVVNFGLPVDQDGEPDFETYLHRIGRAGRFGHRGIAFSVVERETVELVHKIEEYFQTTIKQLDPYDMDELEKLAAE, encoded by the exons ATGAACAAGTTGATCCACACATCCCTGGTGGAGTCCCAGCAGCACGTGGAGATCCTGCAGCGGGACCCCAGCTCCCCACTCTTTTCCATCAAGACCTTCGAGGAGCTGCCCCT gaaaaaggaGCTCTTGCAGGGGGTTTATATGATGGGCTTCAACAGACCATCCAAAATCCAGGAGCAGGCTCTGCCACTCATGCTGGCATACCC GCCCCAAAATCTGATTGCCCAGAGCCAGTCAGGgacagggaaaacagcagcttttgtCTTGGCCATGTTGAGCAGAGCCAGTGCCAACGAGAAATACCCGCAG tGCCTCTGCCTGGCTCCCACCTACGAGCTGGCTCTGCAGATCGGGCAGGTGGTCCGGACCATTGGGAAATTCTGCACAGACATCAAGGTGAACTACGCTGTCCGGGGAAACCGAG TTCTGAAGGGCacagtgctggaggagcagatCATCATCGGAACGCCGGGCACCACACTGGACTGGTGCTTCAAACAACGCATCCTGGACCTGACCAAGATCTCCTTGTTCGTGCTTGATGAGGCTGACATCATGATCGACACGCAGGGCCTCTCCTGTCAGAGCATCCGCATCCACAG ggctctTCCCAAGAGCTGCCAAGTGCTGCTGTTCTCAGCCACTTACAAGGAACCTGTGCGGGCCTTTGCGGAGCGGATCATCCCCGACCCCATCGTGATCAAGCTCCGTGAGGAGGAGCTCACCCTGAGCAACATCAGGCAGTACTTCATGGTGTGCCAGAGCTCAGAAGAGCAGTACAGGGCCCTCTGCAACCTCTACGGCAGCTTCACCATTGGTCAGGTCATGATCTTCTGCCAG ACCCGGAGGCTTGCAGACTGGCTGTCGGGGAAGATGAGCTGGGATGGGCACCAAGTGGCCATCCTGACGGCTGAGCTGACAGTGGTCCAGCGGGCCAGCGTCATCCAGCGCTTCCGTGAGGGCAAGGAGAAGGTCCTCATTGCCACCAACGTCTGTGCCAGAG GGATTGATGTGCAGCAGGTCACCACCGTGGTGAACTTCGGCCTCCCCGTGGATCAGGACGGCGAGCCGGATTTCGAGACCTACCTGCACCGCATCGGGAGGGCCGGACGCTTCGGGCACCGCGGCATCGCCTTCAGCGTGGTGGAGAGAGAGACCGTGGAGCTCGTGCACAAGATAGAGGAGTATTTCC AGACCACGATCAAGCAGCTGGATCCATACGACATGGACGAGCTGGAGAAGCTTGCAGCTGAGTGA